Proteins encoded together in one Mugil cephalus isolate CIBA_MC_2020 chromosome 16, CIBA_Mcephalus_1.1, whole genome shotgun sequence window:
- the fbrs gene encoding autism susceptibility gene 2 protein isoform X6, with protein sequence MSTGFKQPSRRSRSQRDRERRRRRVDLGEGRTTSLSSGSDREACGTNSVLGPGGRECRPGFGRHRPPRRRKRESVSCEEDIIDGFAIASFISLEALEMDCSLKPSQRSDMLGRRNKGKRGPDENGGGPLSEPEEGAPHSYSSSCRNKSRNKRRKIEGHHLETGYICDTESDTGDKASDNDMDPVFTVTKVVDPAASNMGTSMGKSCPPLPARCGAASRLMVTPRVSGLERSQEKSLEPHFPEPVPSSTSSCLPSHSPVAASGAVPRPNPVNGNGGRHHNGSPPLSKPKPFLTLPGRPHYFPNSNPAKPQSSASSVASSSSSMRPQTPSTSVSLPYRGSGSSGPHRPPSRVNPGAGLPPPPPLFQVPTPATEGEREGRRSVPGADAAAAAAAAGRSTPGGPSASNSTPGSSGRTSQNSSIPPLAFQFHQHNHQHQHTHTHQHFTPFLHPTPTAPPLFEKYPGKMDGLYRHPFFPQYPPPSVPSIQPGIPPTGPFSSLQGAFQPKPLVPQGTGPEITARLGVVPHHLQPKDPRLTDPFGTSLKISNKPGKWCAMHVHVAWMILSHQKKLKADPHKLDFRNDLLARFPGGGGLGQLGPMGGALPPTHDLTRPPSLFSATGPVNPSSSPFISPSAPHSSFLASTAHLDPYGRSPPFPPLGALGSGAFGGLGSPTLGRSYTGSVFGPKDSPAGVVGGLPPPNRHDPWNRLHGGPSGFPPGPNWAKGSDRKDERDRVKDAERRDIPHIKDEKDRDNMLYGRPPVRMSPVAPSFKPRSSTPVSQINGHSSALGGSTGPIEDLTRSLSRDRDRERERDRDGDKRPGPSVSSRGPPSSLVADRDRPRSSSSSVLTTPPPSNRSAQSPLDLYPRSLGPTAHSLHSEPSHSQRDGNLPASSAASGSASSLSQAKKSDRTTTPVSKPPLLLTPVKVKEERKEEPELIPITLPPSAPGHSFDRPNSHPHHHRSGTPSSSSLSLTSTPGVSFPPPTPNPSAHQHLSLLDHSRAIEAFLGSPAGAAGLVVGAGERFTHGPHQGQPQGPHSFTWDPWRELAAQHQHQHRREALALRSAVLFQQQQRFMEVERAAAAAAAAPHHPPTSTSTASSSGVRPEFSLMAHHFERPHQLGPPGGRLMEEEQRAQFLREDFERAHYFGMHAHLPHGSHLSSPSHNATAAHLEQLHLSHLPPGASAASQHHAGLFSRLGHLNPHQVPNGILAKTTAGLVGALSVGAPPPLIPSVTNRSSTPPRGSRLGPGELALYSAHKDGESR encoded by the exons ATGAGCACTGGATTCAAGCAGCCGAGCCGACGGTCCCGTTCCCAGAGGGACAGGgagcggcggcggaggagagTGGACCTGGGCGAGGGGCGGACCACCTCCCTGTCCTCGGGCTCCGACCGGGAGGCTTGTGGGACGAACAGTGTCCTGGGACCCGGTGGGAGGGAATGTCGGCCTGGATTTGGGAGACACAGGCCTCCGCGTCGGAGGAAGAGAGAGTCGGTGTCCTGCGAGGAGGACATCATCGATGGCTTCGCTATTGCGAGCTTCATCAGCTTGGAGGCACTGGAG aTGGACTGCTCCCTGAAGCCCAGCCAGCGCAGCGACATGCTGGGACGGAGGAACAAGGGGAAGAGGGGGCCCGACGAGAACGGCGGAGGGCCGCTGTCGGAGCCGGAGGAAGGAGCCCCGCACAGCTactccagcagctgcaggaacaagagtagaaacaaaagaagaaagatagAG gGGCACCATTTGGAGACTGGCTATATT TGTGACACGGAGAGTGACACAGGAGACAAG GCCTCCGACAACGACATGGATCCAGTGTTCACAGTCACCAAAG tTGTGGATCCTGCAGCTTCAAACATGGGCACGTCCATGGGGAAAAGCTGCCCGCCCCTGCCGGCCCGCTGCGGCGCGGCGTCTCGGTTGATGGTGACCCCGCGGGTGTCCGGCCTGGAGCGGAGTCAGGAGAAAAGCCTGGAGCCGCACTTCCCAGAACCCGTTCCTTCTTCTACCTCTTCTTGCCTGCCTTCCCACTCGCCAGTCGCCGCCTCGGGCGCGGTCCCGCGACCCAACCCGGTCAACGGCAACGGCGGCCGCCACCACAACGGCAGCCCCCCACTCTCCAAACCCAAGCCCTTCCTCACTTTGCCTGGGCGACCTCACTACTTCCCCAACAG CAACCCAGCCAAACCTCAATCATCTGCTTCATCTGTCGCGTCTTCCTCATCCTCCATGCGTCCCCAAACTCCCTCCACCAGTGTGTCTCTGCCCTACAGGGGCTCAGGATCCTCAGGGCCCCACAGACCCCCGTCCCGGGTCAACCCCGGAGCCGGTttgcctccccctcctcccctgttTCAAGTTCCTACCCCCGCAACGGAAGGAG AGCGCGAGGGCAGACGCAGCGTCCCAGGGGCTGAcgcggcagcggcggcagcagcagcgggccGCTCCACTCCCGGAGGTCCGTCGGCATCGAACTCCACGCCGGGCTCGTCGGGCCGGACGTCCCAGAACTCGAGCATCCCGCCGCTGGCCTTCCAGTTCCATCAGCACAACCACCAGCaccaacacacgcacacgcaccaACACTTCACGCCCTTCCTCCACCCCACACCGACCGCGCCGCCTCTG ttcGAGAAATATCCAGGCAAAATGGACGGGCTGTACAGACAccct tTCTTCCCACAGTACCCGCCGCCCTCAGTGCCGAGTATTCAGCCTGGGATTCCTCCTACCGGGCCTTTCAGCTCCTTGCAAGGAGCATTTCAGCCAAAG cctCTTGTCCCTCAGGGAACGGGTCCTGAAATAACAGCACGACTTGGGGTTGTGCCTCACCACCTGCAGCCCAAAGACCCCAGG CTAACTGATCCATTTGGGACATCGTTGAAAATCAGTAAT aAACCAGGAAAGTGGTGTGCTATGCATGTACATGTGGCCTGGATGATTCTAAGCCATCAGAAAAAATTAAAG GCTGATCCTCACAAGCTGGACTTCCGCAACGACCTGCTCGCCCGTTTCCCTGGAGGCGGAGGACTGGGTCAGCTGGGGCCAATGGGAGGGGCCCTGCCGCCCACTCACGACCTGACCAGACCTCCGAGCCTGTTCTCGGCTACAG GTCCAGTCAATCCGTCCTcatctcctttcatctctccgTCAGCGCCACACTCCTCGTTCCTAGCATCGACCGCACACTTGG atccGTATGGACGATCTCCGCCCTTCCCCCCGCTGGGAGCCCTGGGTTCTGGTGCCTTTGGAGGACTCGGCAGCCCAACTTTGGGTCGGTCTTACA CAGGAtctgtatttggccctaaagaCTCCCCAGCCGGCGTCGTTGGGGGCTTGCCGCCGCCAAACCGCCACGACCCGTGGAACCGTCTGCACGGTGGCCCGTCCGGGTTCCCTCCTGGCCCCAACTGGGCTAAAGGGTCCGACAGGAAGGACGAGAGGGATCGCGTGAAGGATGCAGAAAGGAGGGACATCCCCCACATCAAGGATGAAAAGGACAG AGACAATATGCTGTACGGTCGACCACCTGTGAGAATGTCTCCAGTTGCCCCTTCCTTCAAGCCCAGAAGTAGCACCCCAGTCTCCCAAATTAATGGCCACAGCAGTGCCCTGGGGGGAAGCACTGGACCCATTGAGGACCTGACACGCAGCCtaagcagagacagagacagagagcgtGAGCGAGACAGAGATGGGGACAAAAGGCCAGGGCCATCTGTGTCTTCAAGGGGGCCTCCGTCATCTTTAGTAGCAGACAGAGACCGACCGcgatcttcatcatcttctgtGCTCACCACGCCCCCACCCTCCAACCGCTCAGCCCAGTCTCCTTTGGACCTTTACCCTCGCTCGCTGGGCCCGACGGCGCACAGCCTCCACAGTGAACCTTCGCACTCCCAAAGGGACGGTAACCTCCCTGCTTCCTCTGCAGCTTCTGGCTCTGCTTCGTCTTTGTCTCAGGCCAAGAAGTCCGACCGGACCACGACGCCCGTCTCCAAACCTCCCCTGCTGCTCACACCGGTTAAAGTCAAGGAGGAGCGGAAAGAGGAGCCGGAGCTCATCCCcatcaccctccctccctcggcACCCGGCCACAGCTTCGACCGCCCCAACAGCCATCCACACCACCACCGTTCTGGcaccccttcctcttcctctttgtcacTGACTTCCACTCCCGGCGTTTCTTTCCCACCACCGACTCCAAACCCCTCTGCCCACCAACACCTTTCCCTCCTGGACCACTCAAGGGCCATCGAAGCGTTCCTGGGAAGCCCGGCGGGTGCTGCGGGGTTGGTGGTGGGCGCGGGAGAACGCTTCACCCACGGTCCGCATCAAGGACAGCCGCAGGGTCCGCACAGCTTCACCTGGGACCCCTGGAGGGAGCTGGCGGCTCAGCATCAACATCAGCATCGCAGGGAAGCTCTGGCACTTCGTTCAGCGGTGCtgtttcagcagcagcaacgcTTCATGGAGGTAGAGAGGGCCGCGGCTGCAGCTGCGGCAGCCCCTCACCACCCTCCGACTTCTacctccaccgcctcctcctctggtgTGCGCCCGGAGTTCAGCCTGATGGCCCACCACTTCGAACGCCCTCATCAGCTCGGACCCCCAGGCGGCAGGCtaatggaggaggagcagcgcGCCCAGTTCCTGAGGGAAGACTTTGAGCGAGCACACTACTTCGGCATGCACGCACACCTCCCTCACGGCTCTCACCTCTCGAGCCCCTCTCACAATGCTACCGCCGCTCACCTGGAGCAGCTCCACCTCAGCCATCTCCCTCCAGGAGCCTCGGCCGCCTCCCAGCACCACGCAGGCCTCTTCTCCCGTCTAGGCCACCTCAACCCACACCAAGTGCCCAACGGCATCCTGGCGAAGACCACTGCAGGCTTGGTGGGAGCTCTGTCAGTGGGGGCACCGCCGCCGCTCATTCCGTCCGTCACCAACCGGTCGTCCACTCCCCCCCGCGGTTCTAGACTTGGGCCAGGCGAGCTGGCACTGTACAGCGCCCACAAAGATGGAGAGTCCAGATAG
- the fbrs gene encoding autism susceptibility gene 2 protein isoform X4 produces the protein MSTGFKQPSRRSRSQRDRERRRRRVDLGEGRTTSLSSGSDREACGTNSVLGPGGRECRPGFGRHRPPRRRKRESVSCEEDIIDGFAIASFISLEALEMDCSLKPSQRSDMLGRRNKGKRGPDENGGGPLSEPEEGAPHSYSSSCRNKSRNKRRKIEGHHLETGYICDTESDTGDKASDNDMDPVFTVTKVVDPAASNMGTSMGKSCPPLPARCGAASRLMVTPRVSGLERSQEKSLEPHFPEPVPSSTSSCLPSHSPVAASGAVPRPNPVNGNGGRHHNGSPPLSKPKPFLTLPGRPHYFPNSNPAKPQSSASSVASSSSSMRPQTPSTSVSLPYRGSGSSGPHRPPSRVNPGAGLPPPPPLFQVPTPATEGEREGRRSVPGADAAAAAAAAGRSTPGGPSASNSTPGSSGRTSQNSSIPPLAFQFHQHNHQHQHTHTHQHFTPFLHPTPTAPPLFEKYPGKMDGLYRHPFFPQYPPPSVPSIQPGIPPTGPFSSLQGAFQPKGTGPEITARLGVVPHHLQPKDPRLTDPFGTSLKISNKPGKWCAMHVHVAWMILSHQKKLKADPHKLDFRNDLLARFPGGGGLGQLGPMGGALPPTHDLTRPPSLFSATGPVNPSSSPFISPSAPHSSFLASTAHLGTGSFKHPYGRSPPFPPLGALGSGAFGGLGSPTLGRSYTGSVFGPKDSPAGVVGGLPPPNRHDPWNRLHGGPSGFPPGPNWAKGSDRKDERDRVKDAERRDIPHIKDEKDRDNMLYGRPPVRMSPVAPSFKPRSSTPVSQINGHSSALGGSTGPIEDLTRSLSRDRDRERERDRDGDKRPGPSVSSRGPPSSLVADRDRPRSSSSSVLTTPPPSNRSAQSPLDLYPRSLGPTAHSLHSEPSHSQRDGNLPASSAASGSASSLSQAKKSDRTTTPVSKPPLLLTPVKVKEERKEEPELIPITLPPSAPGHSFDRPNSHPHHHRSGTPSSSSLSLTSTPGVSFPPPTPNPSAHQHLSLLDHSRAIEAFLGSPAGAAGLVVGAGERFTHGPHQGQPQGPHSFTWDPWRELAAQHQHQHRREALALRSAVLFQQQQRFMEVERAAAAAAAAPHHPPTSTSTASSSGVRPEFSLMAHHFERPHQLGPPGGRLMEEEQRAQFLREDFERAHYFGMHAHLPHGSHLSSPSHNATAAHLEQLHLSHLPPGASAASQHHAGLFSRLGHLNPHQVPNGILAKTTAGLVGALSVGAPPPLIPSVTNRSSTPPRGSRLGPGELALYSAHKDGESR, from the exons ATGAGCACTGGATTCAAGCAGCCGAGCCGACGGTCCCGTTCCCAGAGGGACAGGgagcggcggcggaggagagTGGACCTGGGCGAGGGGCGGACCACCTCCCTGTCCTCGGGCTCCGACCGGGAGGCTTGTGGGACGAACAGTGTCCTGGGACCCGGTGGGAGGGAATGTCGGCCTGGATTTGGGAGACACAGGCCTCCGCGTCGGAGGAAGAGAGAGTCGGTGTCCTGCGAGGAGGACATCATCGATGGCTTCGCTATTGCGAGCTTCATCAGCTTGGAGGCACTGGAG aTGGACTGCTCCCTGAAGCCCAGCCAGCGCAGCGACATGCTGGGACGGAGGAACAAGGGGAAGAGGGGGCCCGACGAGAACGGCGGAGGGCCGCTGTCGGAGCCGGAGGAAGGAGCCCCGCACAGCTactccagcagctgcaggaacaagagtagaaacaaaagaagaaagatagAG gGGCACCATTTGGAGACTGGCTATATT TGTGACACGGAGAGTGACACAGGAGACAAG GCCTCCGACAACGACATGGATCCAGTGTTCACAGTCACCAAAG tTGTGGATCCTGCAGCTTCAAACATGGGCACGTCCATGGGGAAAAGCTGCCCGCCCCTGCCGGCCCGCTGCGGCGCGGCGTCTCGGTTGATGGTGACCCCGCGGGTGTCCGGCCTGGAGCGGAGTCAGGAGAAAAGCCTGGAGCCGCACTTCCCAGAACCCGTTCCTTCTTCTACCTCTTCTTGCCTGCCTTCCCACTCGCCAGTCGCCGCCTCGGGCGCGGTCCCGCGACCCAACCCGGTCAACGGCAACGGCGGCCGCCACCACAACGGCAGCCCCCCACTCTCCAAACCCAAGCCCTTCCTCACTTTGCCTGGGCGACCTCACTACTTCCCCAACAG CAACCCAGCCAAACCTCAATCATCTGCTTCATCTGTCGCGTCTTCCTCATCCTCCATGCGTCCCCAAACTCCCTCCACCAGTGTGTCTCTGCCCTACAGGGGCTCAGGATCCTCAGGGCCCCACAGACCCCCGTCCCGGGTCAACCCCGGAGCCGGTttgcctccccctcctcccctgttTCAAGTTCCTACCCCCGCAACGGAAGGAG AGCGCGAGGGCAGACGCAGCGTCCCAGGGGCTGAcgcggcagcggcggcagcagcagcgggccGCTCCACTCCCGGAGGTCCGTCGGCATCGAACTCCACGCCGGGCTCGTCGGGCCGGACGTCCCAGAACTCGAGCATCCCGCCGCTGGCCTTCCAGTTCCATCAGCACAACCACCAGCaccaacacacgcacacgcaccaACACTTCACGCCCTTCCTCCACCCCACACCGACCGCGCCGCCTCTG ttcGAGAAATATCCAGGCAAAATGGACGGGCTGTACAGACAccct tTCTTCCCACAGTACCCGCCGCCCTCAGTGCCGAGTATTCAGCCTGGGATTCCTCCTACCGGGCCTTTCAGCTCCTTGCAAGGAGCATTTCAGCCAAAG GGAACGGGTCCTGAAATAACAGCACGACTTGGGGTTGTGCCTCACCACCTGCAGCCCAAAGACCCCAGG CTAACTGATCCATTTGGGACATCGTTGAAAATCAGTAAT aAACCAGGAAAGTGGTGTGCTATGCATGTACATGTGGCCTGGATGATTCTAAGCCATCAGAAAAAATTAAAG GCTGATCCTCACAAGCTGGACTTCCGCAACGACCTGCTCGCCCGTTTCCCTGGAGGCGGAGGACTGGGTCAGCTGGGGCCAATGGGAGGGGCCCTGCCGCCCACTCACGACCTGACCAGACCTCCGAGCCTGTTCTCGGCTACAG GTCCAGTCAATCCGTCCTcatctcctttcatctctccgTCAGCGCCACACTCCTCGTTCCTAGCATCGACCGCACACTTGGGTACGGGCAGCTTCAAac atccGTATGGACGATCTCCGCCCTTCCCCCCGCTGGGAGCCCTGGGTTCTGGTGCCTTTGGAGGACTCGGCAGCCCAACTTTGGGTCGGTCTTACA CAGGAtctgtatttggccctaaagaCTCCCCAGCCGGCGTCGTTGGGGGCTTGCCGCCGCCAAACCGCCACGACCCGTGGAACCGTCTGCACGGTGGCCCGTCCGGGTTCCCTCCTGGCCCCAACTGGGCTAAAGGGTCCGACAGGAAGGACGAGAGGGATCGCGTGAAGGATGCAGAAAGGAGGGACATCCCCCACATCAAGGATGAAAAGGACAG AGACAATATGCTGTACGGTCGACCACCTGTGAGAATGTCTCCAGTTGCCCCTTCCTTCAAGCCCAGAAGTAGCACCCCAGTCTCCCAAATTAATGGCCACAGCAGTGCCCTGGGGGGAAGCACTGGACCCATTGAGGACCTGACACGCAGCCtaagcagagacagagacagagagcgtGAGCGAGACAGAGATGGGGACAAAAGGCCAGGGCCATCTGTGTCTTCAAGGGGGCCTCCGTCATCTTTAGTAGCAGACAGAGACCGACCGcgatcttcatcatcttctgtGCTCACCACGCCCCCACCCTCCAACCGCTCAGCCCAGTCTCCTTTGGACCTTTACCCTCGCTCGCTGGGCCCGACGGCGCACAGCCTCCACAGTGAACCTTCGCACTCCCAAAGGGACGGTAACCTCCCTGCTTCCTCTGCAGCTTCTGGCTCTGCTTCGTCTTTGTCTCAGGCCAAGAAGTCCGACCGGACCACGACGCCCGTCTCCAAACCTCCCCTGCTGCTCACACCGGTTAAAGTCAAGGAGGAGCGGAAAGAGGAGCCGGAGCTCATCCCcatcaccctccctccctcggcACCCGGCCACAGCTTCGACCGCCCCAACAGCCATCCACACCACCACCGTTCTGGcaccccttcctcttcctctttgtcacTGACTTCCACTCCCGGCGTTTCTTTCCCACCACCGACTCCAAACCCCTCTGCCCACCAACACCTTTCCCTCCTGGACCACTCAAGGGCCATCGAAGCGTTCCTGGGAAGCCCGGCGGGTGCTGCGGGGTTGGTGGTGGGCGCGGGAGAACGCTTCACCCACGGTCCGCATCAAGGACAGCCGCAGGGTCCGCACAGCTTCACCTGGGACCCCTGGAGGGAGCTGGCGGCTCAGCATCAACATCAGCATCGCAGGGAAGCTCTGGCACTTCGTTCAGCGGTGCtgtttcagcagcagcaacgcTTCATGGAGGTAGAGAGGGCCGCGGCTGCAGCTGCGGCAGCCCCTCACCACCCTCCGACTTCTacctccaccgcctcctcctctggtgTGCGCCCGGAGTTCAGCCTGATGGCCCACCACTTCGAACGCCCTCATCAGCTCGGACCCCCAGGCGGCAGGCtaatggaggaggagcagcgcGCCCAGTTCCTGAGGGAAGACTTTGAGCGAGCACACTACTTCGGCATGCACGCACACCTCCCTCACGGCTCTCACCTCTCGAGCCCCTCTCACAATGCTACCGCCGCTCACCTGGAGCAGCTCCACCTCAGCCATCTCCCTCCAGGAGCCTCGGCCGCCTCCCAGCACCACGCAGGCCTCTTCTCCCGTCTAGGCCACCTCAACCCACACCAAGTGCCCAACGGCATCCTGGCGAAGACCACTGCAGGCTTGGTGGGAGCTCTGTCAGTGGGGGCACCGCCGCCGCTCATTCCGTCCGTCACCAACCGGTCGTCCACTCCCCCCCGCGGTTCTAGACTTGGGCCAGGCGAGCTGGCACTGTACAGCGCCCACAAAGATGGAGAGTCCAGATAG